Within Gaiella occulta, the genomic segment ACGCTCGCTGTCGACGCCGGCTGGCAACTCGGCATGGCCGCCGAACCGCAGCTCGAGGATCGCCCGAAGGGCATCGACGACGTTCGCTCGCGCCTCCTCGCGTGTCCGGCCCTGGCTGTGAGCGCCGGGGACCTCAGGGATCGAGGCCACGATCCAGCCGTCTTCACCATCCTCGAACACGATCGTGATCTGAAGCGACTCGCTCATGCGAGCACGGTAGCTGAGTCTCAATCGAGCCGCG encodes:
- a CDS encoding type II toxin-antitoxin system HicB family antitoxin encodes the protein MSESLQITIVFEDGEDGWIVASIPEVPGAHSQGRTREEARANVVDALRAILELRFGGHAELPAGVDSERLELVIGA